A genomic segment from Sphingopyxis sp. DBS4 encodes:
- the map gene encoding type I methionyl aminopeptidase — translation MYNYISVTADEAATPARVRDGTIKLHDAAGFAGMRRAGQLAAEILDALVPFVQPGVTTAQIDDLVREMTLKGGGIPATLGYRGYTHSCCTSINHVVCHGIPDDKPLREGDIINVDVTPMVDGWHGDSSRMYLLGDVGVKARRLVDVTYECLMLGIEQAKPGNTMGDVAHAIQSHAERHRYSVVRDFCGHGVGQMFHDAPEVVHAGRPGTGPELRPGMFFTIEPMINTGKYAVKMLADGWTAVTRDRSLSAQFEHSIGITETGCEIFTASPAGLNAPPWTS, via the coding sequence ATGTACAACTACATCTCCGTAACCGCCGACGAAGCGGCCACTCCTGCCCGCGTCCGCGACGGCACGATCAAGCTGCACGATGCGGCCGGCTTTGCCGGAATGCGGCGGGCTGGACAGCTTGCGGCCGAAATTCTCGACGCACTCGTCCCCTTCGTCCAGCCCGGCGTGACCACGGCACAGATCGACGATCTCGTCCGCGAAATGACGCTCAAGGGCGGCGGCATTCCCGCGACGCTCGGCTATCGTGGCTATACGCATAGCTGCTGCACCAGCATCAACCATGTCGTGTGCCATGGCATCCCCGACGACAAGCCGCTGCGCGAAGGCGACATTATCAACGTCGATGTCACCCCGATGGTTGACGGCTGGCACGGCGATTCGAGCCGCATGTATCTGCTCGGCGACGTCGGCGTGAAGGCGCGGCGGCTGGTCGACGTGACCTATGAATGCCTGATGCTCGGCATCGAGCAGGCGAAACCCGGCAACACGATGGGCGACGTCGCGCACGCGATCCAGAGCCATGCCGAGCGCCACCGCTATTCGGTGGTGCGCGATTTCTGCGGCCACGGCGTCGGGCAGATGTTCCACGACGCGCCCGAGGTCGTCCACGCCGGGCGCCCCGGCACCGGACCGGAACTTCGCCCCGGCATGTTCTTCACGATCGAGCCGATGATCAACACCGGCAAATATGCGGTGAAGATGCTCGCCGACGGCTGGACCGCGGTAACCCGCGACCGTTCGCTTTCGGCGCAGTTCGAGCATAGCATCGGGATCACCGAGACCGGCTGCGAGATTTTCACCGCCAGCCCCGCGGGTCTGAACGCGCCGCCCTGGACAAGCTGA
- a CDS encoding type II toxin-antitoxin system death-on-curing family toxin, translated as MGWRWVSLETALAAHHEQIAEHGGGSGVRDAALLESAMARPQNLAAYADPDLAALAAAYAFGIARNHPFVDGNKRTALVVSETFLVRNGSWLDATDAELVVTFLALAAGELAEEELADWFRDHLSAL; from the coding sequence ATGGGGTGGAGATGGGTGTCGCTGGAGACTGCTCTGGCGGCGCACCACGAACAGATTGCGGAACATGGCGGCGGCAGCGGCGTTCGTGATGCTGCGCTGTTGGAAAGCGCGATGGCGAGACCGCAAAATCTGGCCGCCTATGCCGACCCCGACCTTGCCGCCCTCGCTGCGGCCTATGCCTTCGGAATCGCGCGCAACCATCCCTTCGTCGATGGCAACAAGCGGACAGCCTTGGTCGTCAGCGAAACCTTTCTGGTCCGTAACGGGAGCTGGCTGGATGCCACCGATGCCGAACTGGTCGTGACGTTCCTCGCGCTTGCAGCAGGCGAGCTTGCAGAAGAAGAGTTGGCCGACTGGTTCCGCGATCATCTGTCGGCGCTCTGA
- a CDS encoding AbrB/MazE/SpoVT family DNA-binding domain-containing protein, with translation MNTPLKITKVGNSAAVILPKELLARLGAAQGDMLSVRDTERGIELAPFDADFEEEMAAAREVMARRKRALRELAK, from the coding sequence ATGAACACGCCACTTAAGATAACCAAGGTCGGCAACAGCGCCGCCGTCATCCTGCCCAAGGAATTGCTGGCGCGCCTCGGCGCGGCGCAGGGCGACATGCTATCGGTGCGCGACACCGAGCGCGGTATCGAACTGGCGCCTTTCGACGCTGATTTCGAGGAAGAGATGGCCGCCGCTCGCGAAGTGATGGCGCGCCGCAAACGCGCGCTACGCGAACTGGCGAAATAG
- a CDS encoding DUF2185 domain-containing protein has translation MSKDDIHPLATGRGGCIASDRITIDGLPVRFMYRQQPHNPQDSGWAFLSGTEDDAYMNDAAKHDIYDVNTIANYDRSIIPFLDAPVGSVFEKVPGATDFVLITDWAPSRS, from the coding sequence ATGTCAAAGGACGACATTCACCCGCTCGCGACCGGGCGCGGCGGATGCATAGCGTCCGACCGCATAACCATAGATGGTCTTCCCGTCCGGTTCATGTATCGACAACAACCGCATAATCCACAGGATAGCGGATGGGCTTTCCTTTCCGGCACTGAAGACGATGCATATATGAATGATGCCGCGAAACACGACATCTATGACGTGAACACGATCGCCAACTATGACCGCTCCATCATCCCGTTTCTCGATGCACCCGTTGGCAGCGTTTTTGAGAAAGTGCCCGGAGCGACGGATTTCGTCCTTATAACCGATTGGGCTCCGTCGCGCAGCTAG